The Henckelia pumila isolate YLH828 chromosome 2, ASM3356847v2, whole genome shotgun sequence genome includes a window with the following:
- the LOC140877513 gene encoding uncharacterized protein yields the protein MKILKVNTDVAISGGEPQMVEKPRAEWSNEDKKKANLDNVGKDILYKMLDKNMFSNIKTCSTAKEIWEKLTQLCKENDQTKENKLTVAIQMFDNAKMKLGETMTEFDERFSNIICELIALGKYILIVKLL from the coding sequence ATGAAGATTCTCAAAGTCAACACTGATGTAGCCATATCAGGAGGCGAACCACAGATGGTTGAGAAACCCAGAGCAGAATGGAGtaatgaggacaaaaagaaagcaaatcttGACAATGTTGGTAAAGATATACTGTACAAAATGCtggacaaaaacatgtttagcaaTATCAAGACGTGCTCAACCGCCaaagaaatttgggagaaaCTCACTCAACTGTGCAAAGAGAACGATCAAACTAAAGAAAACAAACTCACTGTAGCCATTCAGATGTTTGACAATGCCAAGATGAAACTAGGAGAAACAATGACtgagtttgatgaaagatttagcaatattatttgtgaattgATTGCTCTTGGAAAATATATACTAATCGTGAAATTGCTTTGA